From Lolium perenne isolate Kyuss_39 chromosome 5, Kyuss_2.0, whole genome shotgun sequence, a single genomic window includes:
- the LOC127319507 gene encoding cytochrome P450 716B1 — MYVGKIQGEVRRHIEENWVGRTTVTVMPLMKRLTFDIIAALLFGLERGATRDALAGDFVRMTKGMAAIPVNLPFTAFGRSIKASGRARGVLQGITQEKKANQLKHGNQVSRNNDLITCLLGLTGDNGERVLTDKEIVDNAMVALIAGYDTSSILLTFMVRQLANDPTTLAAMVHEHEEIAKNKSDEEALTWEDLTKMKLTWRVAQETLRVVPPIFGSFRRALEDIEFDGYCIPKGWQVFWTANVTHMDASIFPEPAKFDPSRFENQSASAAPPCSFVAFGGGPRICPGMELVRIETLVTMHHLVRQFRWKLRSKKNTFVRDPMPSPLHGLPIEIDHKMSPYS; from the exons atgtATGTGGGGAAAATCCAAGGCGAGGTTCGCCGCCACATCGAAGAAAACTGGGTGGGCCGCACGACCGTGACAGTGATGCCACTGATGAAGCGGCTGACGTTCGACATCATTGCCGCGCTGCTCTTCGGACTCGAGCGGGGGGCCACCCGGGACGCCCTCGCCGGCGACTTCGTCCGCATGACGAAGGGTATGGCGGCCATCCCGGTGAACCTGCCTTTCACGGCGTTCGGCCGGAGCATCAAGGCCAGCGGCAGAGCTCGCGGGGTGCTGCAGGGGATCACGCAGGAGAAGAAGGCCAACCAGCTGAAGCATGGCAACCAAGTGTCAAGAAACAACGACCTCATCACCTGCCTGCTCGGCCTGACCGGCGACAATGGCGAGAGGGTCCTGACCGACAAGGAGATCGTCGACAATGCCATGGTCGCCCTTATCGCAGGCTATGACACGTCGTCAATCTTATTGACGTTCATGGTCCGCCAACTCGCCAATGATCCGACCACCCTCGCTGCAATGGTCCACG AGCATGAGGAGATTGCGAAGAACAAGTCTGATGAAGAGGCTCTGACCTGGGAAGACCTGACGAAGATGAAATTAACATGGCGAGTAGCGCAGGAGACACTTCGCGTGGTCCCTCCAATCTTCGGCAGCTTCAGAAGAGCACTCGAGGACATCGAGTTCGACGGCTACTGCATCCCAAAAGGATGGCAG GTGTTCTGGACGGCCAACGTGACGCACATGGACGCGAGCATCTTCCCGGAGCCAGCTAAGTTTGACCCGTCCCGATTCGAGAACCAGTCGGCATCGGCAGCACCACCGTGCTCCTTCGTCGCCTTCGGCGGTGGTCCGAGGATATGTCCCGGGATGGAGTTAGTCAGGATCGAGACACTGGTGACCATGCACCACCTGGTGAGGCAGTTCAGATGGAAGCTACGCTCTAAGAAGAACACTTTCGTGAGGGACCCTATGCCGTCGCCACTGCATGGCCTGCCCATCGAAATCGACCACAAGATGTCTCCTTACTCATAA